In Patulibacter sp. SYSU D01012, a single window of DNA contains:
- a CDS encoding AbrB family transcriptional regulator, translating to MPSSSAASARAVRWAVVLAVTAATALAGAAAGVPSPAMFAGLLVGLGFALRTDWRLDVPELGARLSQGILGVSLGTLVQTSTLGELGRHAVPIVGVTLATLLATVLAGLAMSRLTGLDRPTAAFGMVAGGASGIVAISRELGADERLVAVMQYLRVLVIVVLAPVVAGIAGGPGGGTAAAASGGGAWADGLLTCALCLVAGTALARAVRLPAGSLLGPLVLAAALELAGVPFVAPVPDPLLQAAYVGIGLSVGLRFTVASLRHAARILPATLGMIAALIAASAGLGLLLVPLTGVGALDAYLATTPGGLYAVLAAAASSDVDATFVLAVQVLRLFAMLLAAPLLARWLAGRERPAGGAGA from the coding sequence GTGCCGTCGTCGTCCGCCGCCTCCGCCCGCGCCGTCCGCTGGGCGGTCGTCCTGGCGGTCACCGCGGCGACGGCCCTGGCGGGGGCGGCTGCCGGCGTCCCCTCCCCCGCCATGTTCGCGGGGCTGCTCGTCGGGCTCGGCTTCGCGCTGCGCACGGACTGGCGCCTGGACGTGCCCGAGCTCGGCGCCCGGCTCTCGCAGGGGATCCTGGGCGTCTCGCTCGGCACGCTCGTGCAGACCTCGACCCTCGGGGAGCTCGGCCGGCACGCCGTGCCGATCGTCGGAGTGACGCTCGCGACGCTGCTGGCGACGGTCCTCGCGGGCCTGGCGATGAGCCGCCTGACCGGCCTGGACCGCCCGACCGCCGCCTTCGGCATGGTGGCCGGCGGGGCGTCGGGGATCGTGGCGATCAGCCGCGAGCTGGGCGCCGACGAGCGGCTCGTGGCCGTCATGCAGTACCTGCGGGTGCTGGTCATCGTCGTGCTGGCGCCCGTCGTCGCCGGCATCGCCGGGGGGCCCGGGGGCGGGACGGCGGCCGCGGCGTCCGGGGGCGGCGCGTGGGCCGACGGGCTGCTGACGTGCGCGCTGTGCCTGGTCGCGGGCACCGCGCTGGCCCGCGCCGTGCGGCTGCCGGCGGGGTCGCTGCTGGGCCCGCTCGTGCTCGCGGCGGCCCTCGAGCTGGCGGGCGTGCCGTTCGTCGCGCCCGTGCCGGACCCGCTGCTGCAGGCGGCGTACGTCGGCATCGGCCTGTCGGTCGGGCTGCGGTTCACCGTCGCGAGCCTGCGCCACGCGGCGCGGATCCTGCCCGCGACGCTCGGGATGATCGCCGCGCTCATCGCCGCGTCCGCCGGCCTGGGGCTGCTGCTCGTGCCGCTGACGGGCGTCGGCGCGCTCGACGCGTACCTGGCGACCACCCCCGGCGGGCTCTACGCGGTGCTCGCCGCGGCGGCGTCGAGCGACGTCGACGCCACGTTCGTGCTGGCGGTCCAGGTGCTGCGGCTGTTCGCGATGCTGCTCGCCGCGCCGCTGCTGGCGCGGTGGCTCGCCGGACGGGAGCGGCCGGCGGGCGGGGCCGGCGCCTGA
- a CDS encoding ABC transporter substrate-binding protein, with product MTRRPGTPDPSGPLLSRRAAVAAALAGAASLGLAACGADDDRSGAGAAAAPGGRFPATVEHQYGRTTVPSAPARIVSLGYADHDTPLALGTVPVLVQRSSPVWRDGVGAWAAGALKGQSPAYVEGVEIDFEKVAAARPDLILAVNLQVSRKDYEKLTKLAPTVVQPKGYPPYGVPWDVTATLIGTALGAPDRTRRLVARTRRAFADALGAHPGLKGRTALPVTLDGDQFAVFTDVDARGRFLDALGMTPPKRIAARYGDVFYLPLSPERVDLLDDADALLVIVDGPEMTAKIERHPAYRNLDVVRRGGAVVLEDQQVVSAISAPSVTSIPYALRAVVPPLAKAVAA from the coding sequence ATGACCCGCCGCCCCGGCACCCCCGACCCGTCCGGACCGCTGCTGAGCCGCCGCGCCGCCGTCGCCGCCGCGCTCGCGGGCGCCGCGAGCCTGGGGCTCGCCGCCTGTGGCGCCGACGACGACCGGTCCGGCGCCGGAGCGGCCGCGGCGCCGGGCGGCCGCTTCCCCGCCACGGTGGAGCACCAGTACGGCCGGACGACCGTCCCGTCGGCGCCGGCACGCATCGTCTCGCTGGGCTACGCCGACCACGACACGCCGCTCGCGCTCGGCACCGTGCCCGTCCTGGTGCAGCGCTCGTCGCCCGTGTGGCGCGACGGCGTCGGCGCCTGGGCCGCCGGAGCCCTGAAGGGGCAGTCGCCCGCGTACGTCGAGGGCGTCGAGATCGACTTCGAGAAGGTCGCCGCCGCCCGGCCCGACCTGATCCTGGCGGTCAACCTGCAGGTGTCCCGCAAGGACTACGAGAAGCTCACGAAGCTGGCGCCGACCGTGGTGCAGCCGAAGGGCTACCCGCCCTACGGCGTGCCGTGGGACGTGACCGCCACCCTGATCGGCACGGCCCTCGGTGCGCCGGACCGCACGCGCCGGCTCGTGGCGCGCACCCGCCGCGCCTTCGCGGACGCGCTCGGCGCCCACCCGGGGCTGAAGGGCCGCACGGCCCTGCCCGTGACGCTGGATGGCGACCAGTTCGCGGTCTTCACCGACGTCGACGCCCGCGGCCGGTTCCTCGACGCTCTCGGGATGACGCCGCCGAAGCGGATCGCGGCCCGGTACGGCGACGTCTTCTACCTGCCGCTCAGCCCGGAGCGCGTCGACCTGCTGGACGACGCCGACGCGCTGCTCGTCATCGTCGACGGGCCCGAGATGACCGCGAAGATCGAGCGCCACCCCGCCTACCGCAACCTCGACGTCGTGCGCCGCGGGGGCGCGGTCGTGCTCGAGGACCAGCAGGTCGTCTCCGCGATCTCGGCCCCCTCCGTCACGTCGATCCCCTACGCGCTCCGCGCCGTCGTGCCGCCGCTGGCGAAGGCCGTCGCCGCCTGA
- a CDS encoding siderophore-interacting protein, protein MPQTLSPAARRAKERPFPLCVGVATVASVRRLTPGMARVVLTGDALAAFPDEEPGEIVTLGWPLEDGADIVLPQDGWRFPADAPEQHWRNYTVRAFDRTGPRLTVDFVLHGDHGHASRWAAGARPGDRVGFAGPRIHFYGEPDADWTLLAGDETALPSIAATLERLPAGHRVLAFVEVDDERERQDLRCPGELDLRWVLRGGEPRGRSRRLEEAVRAAVLPEGRGKVWVAGESLVVRGLREHLRGGRGLEIGPLQAIGYWKHRDTPDDVE, encoded by the coding sequence GTGCCGCAGACCCTCAGCCCCGCCGCCCGCCGCGCGAAGGAGCGGCCGTTCCCGCTCTGCGTCGGCGTGGCGACCGTCGCGTCCGTCCGGCGGTTGACGCCCGGCATGGCGCGCGTGGTGCTCACCGGCGACGCCCTGGCCGCGTTCCCCGACGAGGAGCCCGGCGAGATCGTCACCCTCGGCTGGCCGCTGGAGGACGGCGCCGACATCGTCCTGCCGCAGGACGGCTGGCGCTTCCCCGCCGACGCGCCGGAGCAGCACTGGCGCAACTACACCGTGCGGGCGTTCGACCGCACCGGCCCGCGCCTGACCGTCGACTTCGTCCTGCACGGCGACCACGGCCACGCGTCCCGCTGGGCCGCCGGCGCGCGTCCCGGCGACCGCGTCGGCTTCGCGGGGCCGCGCATCCACTTCTACGGCGAGCCGGACGCCGACTGGACCCTGCTCGCCGGGGACGAGACGGCGCTGCCGTCGATCGCGGCGACGCTCGAGCGGCTGCCGGCGGGCCACCGCGTGCTGGCGTTCGTCGAGGTCGACGACGAGCGCGAGCGCCAGGACCTGCGGTGCCCGGGCGAGCTGGACCTGCGCTGGGTGCTGCGCGGCGGCGAGCCGCGCGGACGCAGCCGCCGGCTGGAGGAGGCGGTCCGCGCCGCCGTGCTCCCCGAGGGCCGCGGCAAGGTGTGGGTGGCGGGGGAGTCGCTCGTCGTCCGCGGACTGCGCGAGCACCTGCGCGGCGGGCGCGGCCTGGAGATCGGGCCGCTCCAGGCCATCGGCTACTGGAAGCACCGGGACACCCCGGACGACGTCGAGTGA
- a CDS encoding iron chelate uptake ABC transporter family permease subunit, with translation MSAPTTAAPTRRPSPASAAGQGRVRARSGRAVVLLGLVGVLALVLLLSLAVGAKSIPLGRVWDLLLHADGSDDAVIVHDLRIPRTLLGVVVGVALGLAGALMQALTRNPLAEPGLLGVNAGAATAVVLAMALLSTTDPRVFVWFAFLGAGLASVLVYGIGARGRSGATPVRLALAGTAVSFALLAFVQGVTILRPQVFDQYRFWAVGALGGHDAALAGQIAPFVVVGALLALALARPLNALALGDDVGRALGARLARTRVLGALAVTLLAGAATAAAGPIAFVGLTVPHVARAITGPDQRWVLPYSMVLAPILLVGADVLGRVVARPGELEVSLVTAFVGAPVFIAIVRRGRISQL, from the coding sequence ATGTCCGCCCCCACGACCGCCGCGCCGACCCGGCGCCCGAGCCCCGCGAGCGCGGCGGGCCAGGGACGCGTCCGGGCCCGTTCGGGGCGGGCGGTCGTCCTCCTGGGGCTCGTCGGCGTGCTGGCCCTCGTGCTGCTGCTCAGCCTGGCGGTCGGGGCGAAGAGCATCCCGCTCGGCCGGGTCTGGGACCTGCTGCTGCACGCCGACGGGTCCGACGACGCGGTGATCGTCCACGACCTGCGCATCCCGCGGACGCTGCTCGGCGTCGTGGTGGGCGTGGCGCTCGGCCTGGCCGGCGCGCTCATGCAGGCCCTGACGCGCAATCCGCTCGCCGAGCCCGGGCTGCTCGGCGTCAACGCGGGCGCCGCCACCGCCGTGGTCCTCGCGATGGCGCTCCTCTCGACGACGGATCCGCGGGTCTTCGTGTGGTTCGCCTTCCTCGGCGCCGGGCTGGCGTCCGTGCTCGTCTACGGCATCGGGGCGCGCGGCCGCAGCGGCGCCACGCCCGTGCGGCTCGCGCTCGCCGGCACCGCGGTGAGCTTCGCCCTGCTCGCGTTCGTCCAGGGCGTCACGATCCTCCGGCCGCAGGTGTTCGACCAGTACCGCTTCTGGGCCGTCGGCGCCCTCGGCGGCCACGACGCGGCGCTCGCCGGTCAGATCGCGCCGTTCGTCGTCGTCGGCGCGCTGCTCGCGCTCGCCCTGGCCCGGCCCCTGAACGCGCTCGCGCTCGGCGACGACGTCGGCCGCGCGCTCGGGGCCCGGCTGGCCCGGACGCGCGTGCTCGGCGCGCTCGCCGTGACGCTGCTCGCCGGCGCCGCCACCGCCGCGGCCGGGCCGATCGCCTTCGTGGGGCTGACGGTCCCGCACGTCGCCCGCGCGATCACGGGCCCGGACCAGCGGTGGGTCCTGCCGTACTCGATGGTGCTCGCGCCGATCCTGCTCGTCGGCGCCGACGTGCTCGGTCGCGTCGTCGCGCGGCCCGGCGAGCTCGAGGTCTCGCTCGTGACCGCCTTCGTCGGCGCGCCCGTGTTCATCGCGATCGTCCGCCGCGGGCGGATCAGCCAGCTGTGA
- a CDS encoding iron chelate uptake ABC transporter family permease subunit, producing the protein MSAPAARVPGLGRVVHVPVVGASFRVAPRSVAVGLALVVVALALLVVAVGTGEYSIPPGLVIETLLGGGDAGTSFVIETLRLPRALTALLVGAGLGAAGAIFQSVVRNPLGSPDVVGFTAGASAGAVLEIAVIGGGSAAVAAGALVGGAGTAVLVYLLAFRGGVQGYRLVLVGIGLSAMLVAVRDYLITRTRLEEAQTANVWITGSLNGRGWEHVVPMAIALAVLLPLVALLARSLRMLELGDDAAHALGVPVARARTALLGVGVALTAVATAAAGPVLFVALAAPQIARRLTRASGPGVGTAALMGATLLLAADVAAQRVFPGTDLPVGVLTGVLGGAYLIWLLFHEWRSARA; encoded by the coding sequence GTGAGCGCCCCGGCCGCCCGCGTCCCCGGCCTGGGCCGCGTCGTCCACGTCCCCGTCGTCGGCGCGTCGTTCCGCGTCGCGCCGCGGTCCGTCGCCGTCGGCCTGGCGCTCGTCGTCGTGGCGCTCGCGCTGCTCGTCGTCGCCGTCGGCACGGGGGAGTACTCCATCCCGCCCGGGCTCGTGATCGAGACGCTGCTCGGCGGGGGCGACGCGGGCACGTCGTTCGTCATCGAGACCCTGCGCCTGCCGCGCGCGCTCACGGCGCTGCTCGTCGGCGCCGGCCTGGGCGCGGCGGGGGCGATCTTCCAGAGCGTCGTGCGCAACCCGCTCGGCAGCCCGGACGTCGTCGGCTTCACCGCCGGGGCGTCCGCCGGCGCGGTGCTCGAGATCGCGGTGATCGGCGGCGGCTCGGCGGCCGTGGCGGCCGGCGCGCTCGTCGGCGGGGCGGGCACGGCGGTGCTCGTCTACCTGCTCGCCTTCCGCGGCGGCGTGCAGGGCTACCGGTTGGTCCTCGTCGGCATCGGCCTGAGCGCCATGCTCGTCGCGGTGCGCGACTACCTCATCACCCGCACGCGGCTCGAGGAGGCCCAGACCGCCAACGTCTGGATCACCGGCAGCCTGAACGGCCGCGGCTGGGAGCACGTCGTGCCGATGGCGATCGCGCTGGCGGTGCTGCTGCCGCTCGTCGCGCTGCTGGCCCGCTCCCTGCGGATGCTCGAGCTGGGCGACGACGCCGCGCACGCGCTCGGCGTGCCCGTGGCGCGCGCCCGGACCGCGCTGCTCGGCGTCGGGGTGGCGCTGACGGCCGTCGCGACGGCGGCCGCGGGCCCGGTCCTCTTCGTCGCGCTCGCCGCGCCGCAGATCGCCCGGCGCCTGACGCGGGCGAGCGGTCCCGGCGTCGGCACCGCGGCGCTCATGGGCGCGACGCTCCTCCTGGCCGCCGACGTGGCGGCGCAGCGGGTGTTCCCCGGCACGGACCTGCCGGTGGGCGTCCTCACGGGCGTCCTGGGCGGCGCCTACCTGATCTGGTTGTTGTTCCACGAGTGGCGGAGCGCACGCGCATGA
- a CDS encoding ABC transporter ATP-binding protein encodes MTHDAQAGTAADGRPRLHGEGLTLGYDERRVSSGLDVAIPDGSFTVIVGPNACGKSTLLRALARMLKPREGAVVLDGRAIDAYPSKEVARRLGLLPQTSIAPDAITVADLVARGRYPHQGLLRQWSREDERAVATAMEATDVADLAARPVDALSGGQRQRVWLAMVLAQETPIVLLDEPTTFLDIAHQIEVLDLCARLHQEQGRTMVAVLHDLNHACRYATHLVAMRDGAIVAQGDPSAIVDAATVERVFGLRCRVIPDPETGTPLVVPAAHQRPVARPLPETDAPTAAA; translated from the coding sequence ATGACGCACGACGCACAGGCCGGGACGGCCGCGGACGGCCGCCCGCGCCTGCACGGCGAGGGCCTGACGCTGGGCTACGACGAGCGGCGCGTCTCGTCCGGGCTGGACGTGGCGATCCCGGACGGGTCGTTCACCGTGATCGTCGGCCCGAACGCGTGCGGCAAGTCGACGCTGCTGCGGGCCCTGGCGCGGATGCTCAAGCCGCGCGAGGGCGCCGTCGTCCTGGACGGCCGCGCGATCGACGCGTACCCGTCGAAGGAGGTCGCGCGCCGCCTGGGGCTGCTGCCGCAGACCTCGATCGCCCCGGACGCGATCACGGTCGCGGACCTCGTCGCGCGCGGGCGCTACCCGCACCAGGGGCTGCTGCGCCAGTGGTCGCGCGAGGACGAGCGGGCGGTCGCGACGGCGATGGAGGCGACCGACGTGGCCGACCTGGCCGCGCGGCCGGTCGACGCGCTGTCGGGCGGGCAGCGCCAGCGGGTGTGGCTGGCGATGGTCCTGGCGCAGGAGACGCCGATCGTGCTGCTCGACGAGCCGACGACGTTCCTCGACATCGCCCACCAGATCGAGGTCCTGGACCTGTGCGCGCGGCTGCACCAGGAGCAGGGGCGGACGATGGTCGCCGTCCTGCACGACCTGAACCACGCGTGCCGCTACGCCACGCACCTCGTCGCGATGCGCGACGGCGCGATCGTCGCTCAGGGCGATCCGTCCGCCATCGTCGACGCCGCGACGGTCGAGCGGGTCTTCGGCCTGCGCTGCCGCGTCATCCCCGACCCCGAGACGGGCACGCCGCTCGTCGTCCCCGCCGCGCACCAGCGGCCCGTCGCGCGCCCGCTGCCCGAGACGGACGCGCCGACCGCGGCGGCCTGA
- a CDS encoding cupin domain-containing protein: MRRVNLDTATPEADATDPDGFRALMARVGPSLGAKGTGASLYVLPPGQAVCPYHYEYAEEEWLLVLQGRATVRTPAGEETCGPMDLVFFPTGPEGAHQVRNATDEEVRVLLWSTVVHPAATAYPDSGKVGLYTGVPGEDLIAHRRDGVGYWSGEPGVEA; the protein is encoded by the coding sequence ATGCGCCGCGTGAACCTGGACACCGCCACGCCCGAGGCCGACGCCACGGATCCCGACGGCTTCCGCGCCCTCATGGCCCGGGTCGGCCCGTCCCTGGGGGCGAAGGGGACCGGGGCCAGCCTGTACGTCCTGCCGCCCGGCCAGGCGGTGTGCCCGTACCACTACGAGTACGCCGAGGAGGAGTGGCTGCTCGTGCTGCAGGGCCGCGCCACGGTGCGCACGCCGGCGGGGGAGGAGACGTGCGGGCCGATGGACCTCGTCTTCTTCCCGACCGGCCCCGAGGGCGCGCACCAGGTCCGCAACGCGACGGACGAGGAGGTGCGCGTGCTGCTGTGGTCGACGGTCGTCCACCCCGCGGCCACCGCCTACCCCGACAGCGGCAAGGTCGGCCTGTACACGGGCGTCCCGGGCGAGGACCTGATCGCGCACCGCCGCGACGGCGTGGGGTACTGGTCGGGGGAGCCCGGCGTCGAGGCCTGA
- a CDS encoding iron-siderophore ABC transporter substrate-binding protein has translation MAPSFRRLLRTLTTVLAVLGAGVLLAACGASDDEPSASTAASGASGAFPARIEGAFGTATVPAAPKRVVALGWSDQDVLLGLGVKPVAVYDIGPDFPTGVGPWASDLLDGQKPQKLSLADGIPFEKVAALRPDLIVAVQSGVTADDYAKLAKIAPTVTYAKGRAPYVTPWPEQAEIIGEAVGQPEKAAQLVQTTKDALAQARKDHPDLQGRTFTYMARRQGDQVGLYLPDDLRLKFLEDLGMKLSPGQRAAARSAPKGAYFVDVSYERLGALDADVLVAWFTSESERKAFSARPVFRAMDVAKRGGFVPLDLIQAQAQGAPTVLSIPWAIDNVVPLVERGLAGKGPRS, from the coding sequence GTGGCCCCATCGTTCCGCCGTCTTCTCCGCACGCTGACGACCGTCCTGGCCGTCCTCGGCGCCGGCGTCCTGCTCGCCGCCTGCGGCGCGTCCGACGACGAGCCTTCCGCGTCGACCGCCGCGTCCGGGGCGTCGGGCGCGTTCCCCGCCCGCATCGAGGGCGCCTTCGGCACGGCCACCGTGCCGGCGGCCCCGAAGCGGGTCGTCGCCCTCGGCTGGAGCGACCAGGACGTCCTGCTGGGCCTGGGCGTCAAGCCGGTCGCCGTCTACGACATCGGCCCCGACTTCCCGACCGGCGTGGGCCCGTGGGCGTCCGACCTGCTCGACGGGCAGAAGCCGCAGAAGCTGAGCCTGGCGGACGGGATCCCGTTCGAGAAGGTCGCGGCGCTGCGGCCCGACCTGATCGTCGCGGTGCAGTCCGGCGTGACGGCCGACGACTACGCGAAGCTCGCGAAGATCGCCCCGACCGTCACCTACGCGAAGGGTCGCGCGCCGTACGTGACGCCGTGGCCGGAGCAGGCCGAGATCATCGGGGAGGCCGTCGGGCAGCCGGAGAAGGCCGCCCAGCTCGTGCAGACGACGAAGGACGCGCTCGCGCAGGCGCGGAAGGACCACCCCGACCTGCAGGGCCGGACGTTCACCTACATGGCGCGCCGCCAGGGCGACCAGGTCGGCCTGTACCTGCCGGACGACCTGCGCCTGAAGTTCCTCGAGGACCTGGGCATGAAGCTGTCGCCCGGGCAGCGCGCGGCGGCGAGGTCGGCGCCGAAGGGCGCGTACTTCGTGGACGTCTCCTACGAGCGGCTCGGCGCCCTCGACGCCGACGTGCTCGTCGCCTGGTTCACGTCCGAGAGCGAGCGCAAGGCGTTCAGCGCCCGGCCGGTCTTCCGCGCGATGGACGTCGCCAAGCGCGGCGGGTTCGTCCCGCTCGACCTGATCCAGGCGCAGGCGCAGGGCGCCCCGACGGTGCTGAGCATCCCGTGGGCGATCGACAACGTCGTGCCGCTCGTCGAGCGCGGGCTGGCGGGCAAGGGCCCGAGGTCCTGA
- the purT gene encoding formate-dependent phosphoribosylglycinamide formyltransferase: MPAPTAPAPTTIGTPGSPRAVRLVLLGSGELGREVAIEAMRLGCEVVAVDRYDGAPAMQVAHRRHVVTMTDPDALRAVLAEERARGGVDGAPFAGRLLVVPEIEAIATHVLQEVEAEGVHVVPTARAARLTMDREGIRRLAAEELGLPTSPYRFCRSAEELRDAVAALGGAAGDAFVPCVVKPVMSSSGKGQSVVRSPEDAERAWAYAQEAGRTGASDVICEGFVAFDYEITLLTVRHAGGTTFCAPIGHTQEDGDYRESWQPQPMSAAAARRAEEVARAVTDGLGGHGIFGVELFVRGDEVLFSEVSPRPHDTGMVTLASQAASEFALHVRAILGLSVPTDADGRVPLLSPAASAVILGPDALGAADAPAYEGVPEALAVDPGVDLRLFAKPDTRPGRRLGVALARAADVTAARERATAAAAAVRVAG, translated from the coding sequence ATGCCCGCGCCCACCGCTCCCGCGCCCACCACGATCGGCACCCCGGGGTCGCCGCGGGCGGTCCGCCTGGTGCTGCTGGGCAGCGGCGAGCTGGGCCGCGAGGTCGCGATCGAGGCGATGCGGCTGGGCTGCGAGGTCGTCGCCGTCGATCGCTACGACGGCGCGCCCGCGATGCAGGTCGCGCACCGGCGACACGTCGTGACGATGACCGACCCCGACGCGCTGCGGGCGGTCCTCGCCGAGGAGCGCGCCCGCGGCGGCGTCGACGGCGCCCCGTTCGCCGGCCGTCTGCTCGTCGTCCCCGAGATCGAGGCGATCGCCACGCACGTCCTGCAGGAGGTCGAGGCCGAGGGCGTGCACGTCGTCCCGACCGCGCGCGCCGCCCGCCTGACGATGGACCGCGAGGGCATCCGCCGCCTGGCGGCGGAGGAGCTGGGGCTGCCGACGTCGCCGTACCGCTTCTGTCGCTCCGCGGAGGAGCTGCGCGACGCCGTCGCGGCGCTGGGCGGCGCGGCGGGCGACGCGTTCGTCCCGTGCGTCGTGAAGCCGGTCATGTCGTCGAGCGGCAAGGGCCAGTCGGTCGTCCGCTCGCCCGAGGACGCCGAGCGCGCGTGGGCGTACGCGCAGGAGGCCGGGCGCACGGGGGCGTCCGACGTCATCTGCGAGGGCTTCGTGGCGTTCGACTACGAGATCACGCTGCTCACCGTCCGTCACGCGGGCGGCACGACGTTCTGCGCGCCGATCGGGCACACCCAGGAGGACGGCGACTACCGCGAGTCCTGGCAGCCGCAGCCGATGTCGGCCGCGGCGGCGCGGCGGGCGGAGGAGGTCGCGCGCGCGGTCACCGACGGCCTCGGCGGCCACGGCATCTTCGGCGTCGAGCTGTTCGTCCGCGGCGACGAGGTGCTCTTCAGCGAGGTCTCGCCGCGCCCGCACGACACCGGGATGGTGACGCTGGCCAGCCAGGCGGCGAGCGAGTTCGCGCTCCACGTGCGCGCGATCCTGGGGCTGTCGGTCCCGACGGACGCGGACGGCCGCGTGCCGCTGCTGTCGCCGGCGGCGAGCGCGGTGATCCTGGGGCCGGACGCGCTCGGCGCGGCGGACGCGCCGGCGTACGAGGGCGTGCCGGAGGCGCTGGCGGTGGACCCCGGCGTCGACCTGCGGCTGTTCGCCAAGCCGGACACGCGGCCCGGCCGCCGGCTGGGCGTGGCCCTCGCCCGCGCCGCCGACGTGACCGCGGCGCGCGAGCGGGCGACGGCGGCCGCCGCGGCCGTGCGCGTCGCGGGCTAG
- a CDS encoding GNAT family N-acetyltransferase, whose translation MSTEVRNAPDQHRYELVEDGEVVGFAAYQEVAGDRIVFTHTEVDPKVGGRGLGTELVAGALEDARDRGQAIVPICPFVARYVHGHHELLPFLDERIRRAFE comes from the coding sequence ATGAGCACCGAGGTCCGCAACGCCCCCGACCAGCACCGCTACGAGCTCGTGGAGGACGGCGAGGTCGTCGGCTTCGCCGCCTACCAGGAGGTCGCCGGCGACCGCATCGTCTTCACCCACACCGAGGTGGACCCGAAGGTGGGCGGACGGGGGCTGGGCACCGAGCTCGTCGCGGGCGCGCTGGAGGACGCGCGGGACCGCGGCCAGGCGATCGTGCCGATCTGCCCGTTCGTCGCGCGGTACGTGCACGGCCACCACGAGCTGCTGCCGTTCCTCGACGAGCGCATCCGGCGCGCCTTCGAGTAG
- a CDS encoding NAD(P)/FAD-dependent oxidoreductase: MPVRATTRGDARTPLDLDCDVLICGASFAGLAVARELAGATLPDGRRPDVVVVDRYEIGERATSACAVPLPWLEALGLTGALRQTFRRIVARTEDHSFSWALPEPFATFDYRELCRLLAAQGDFRFETAKVEGRARAAAPRPGEPLAIATDRGELRAPLVVDALGWRRILAPASEATIQPPEAYLSRGLEVHPEGVSGELELFLNPRYVPDGYAWSFPAGHEIRVGVGSFDPREHVKDPTLRLADDLGRDAVRFQGNWIPHRLRAATGDGVFFVGDSAGHCLPLTAEGIRPALHFGVLLGRELRWTLEGRQTREQALRRHAARSAQKLPAYRWLLRLQRLAGRAIPRRRLLTAVLAALSPFSVSTRAWGAYLRTFSASALDAPPAPDPGVALPAAARPARAGRPASAGAARAERGGAPAGAPAD; the protein is encoded by the coding sequence ATGCCGGTGCGAGCCACGACGCGCGGGGACGCGCGCACGCCCCTCGACCTCGACTGCGACGTCCTGATCTGCGGCGCCAGCTTCGCCGGGCTCGCGGTCGCCCGCGAGCTGGCGGGCGCCACGCTCCCGGACGGCCGCCGCCCCGACGTCGTCGTCGTGGACCGCTACGAGATCGGCGAGCGGGCGACGTCCGCCTGCGCCGTCCCGCTCCCGTGGCTCGAGGCGCTCGGGCTGACGGGCGCCCTGCGCCAGACGTTCCGCCGGATCGTCGCCCGGACGGAGGACCACAGCTTCTCGTGGGCGCTCCCGGAGCCGTTCGCCACGTTCGACTACCGCGAGCTGTGCCGCCTGCTGGCCGCCCAGGGCGACTTCCGCTTCGAGACGGCGAAGGTCGAGGGCCGCGCCCGCGCCGCCGCGCCGCGGCCCGGCGAGCCGCTCGCGATCGCGACGGACCGCGGCGAGCTCCGCGCGCCCCTCGTCGTCGACGCGCTCGGCTGGCGGCGGATCCTGGCGCCCGCGTCGGAGGCGACGATCCAGCCGCCCGAGGCGTACCTGTCCCGCGGGCTCGAGGTCCACCCCGAGGGCGTGTCCGGCGAGCTCGAGCTGTTCCTGAACCCCCGCTACGTGCCCGACGGCTACGCGTGGTCCTTCCCGGCCGGCCACGAGATCCGGGTCGGCGTCGGATCGTTCGACCCGCGCGAGCACGTGAAGGACCCGACCCTGCGGCTCGCCGACGACCTGGGGCGCGACGCCGTCCGCTTCCAGGGCAACTGGATCCCGCACAGGCTGCGCGCCGCGACGGGCGACGGGGTCTTCTTCGTCGGCGACAGCGCCGGCCACTGCCTGCCGCTGACCGCCGAGGGGATCCGGCCCGCGCTGCACTTCGGCGTGCTGCTGGGGCGCGAGCTGCGCTGGACCCTGGAAGGACGGCAGACGCGCGAGCAGGCGCTGCGCCGCCACGCCGCCCGGTCGGCGCAGAAGCTGCCGGCCTACCGGTGGCTCCTGCGCCTGCAGCGCCTGGCCGGCCGGGCGATCCCCCGGCGACGCCTGCTGACCGCGGTGCTCGCGGCGCTCAGCCCGTTCTCGGTGAGCACCCGCGCGTGGGGCGCCTACCTGCGGACGTTCTCGGCGTCGGCGCTCGACGCGCCGCCCGCGCCCGACCCCGGCGTGGCGCTGCCCGCGGCGGCGCGGCCGGCGCGCGCCGGCCGCCCGGCGTCCGCCGGAGCCGCCCGCGCCGAGCGCGGCGGCGCACCGGCCGGCGCGCCCGCGGACTGA